In Gossypium arboreum isolate Shixiya-1 chromosome 5, ASM2569848v2, whole genome shotgun sequence, a single genomic region encodes these proteins:
- the LOC108453065 gene encoding ABC transporter G family member 39-like isoform X2: protein MASALAGDDLSARSMSSGRGGWGSARFRDIWQTPPEVFERSQRHDTEEDLMWAAIERLPMYDRLRKSMIRNVGDNGKVVLHEVDVTKLGQQNKKQLLDSILKVVEQDNETFLRKLRDRTDRVGIEIPKIEVRFEHLSVEGDVYVGSRALPSLFNVTLTIIESILGLVRLVPSRKRKIEILKDVSGIVKPSRMTLVLGPPGAGKTTFLQALAGRLDQDLRSSGRITYCGYEMSEFIPQRTCAYIGHHDVHHGEMTVRETLDFSGRCLGVGTRYEILKELSKREKEAGIKPDPEIDAFMKATAMAGQRTSLVTDYVLKILGLEMCSDTLVGDDMRRGISGGEKKRLTTGEMLVGPAKAFFMDEISTGLDSSTTYQICKFMRQMVHILDVTMVISLLQPAPETYDQFDHLILLSEGQIVYQGPTQGVLEFFEYMGFKCPERKGVADFLQEVTSKKDQEQYWFRKDQPYSYVTVSEFVQGFNSFHIGQQLESDLRVPYDRSVARHPALVTENYGISNWELFRACFAREWLLMKRNSFVYVFKTVQITIMSLIAMTVFFRKEMHAGNLEDGSKFFGALFYSLINVMFNGMAELAMTIFRLPVFYKQRDFLFYPPWAFSLPIWIIKIPFSLMESGIWICLTYYTIGFAPAASRFFRQFLAFFGIHQMALSLFRFIAAVGRTQVIANTLGTFTLLMVFVLGGFIVARDDIEPWMIWGYYLSPMMYGQNAIVMNEFLDKRWNTQNNDTRINATTVGQVLLKSRGFYTEDRWFWISVAALFGFSVLFNILFIVALTYLNPLRDSKAIVVDENENTNKKESSSGKNIPGTDLPVRNSSDATNITDRPTGRGMVLPFKPLSLAFNHVSYSVDMPSEMKSQGVEEDHLKLLRDVSGAIRPGILTALVGVTGAGKTTLMDVLAGRKTGGYIEGSISISGYPKNQATFTRVSGYCEQNDIHSPHVTVYESLLYSAWLRLSSEVDTKTRKMFIEEVMELIELKPLRDAIVGLPGVDGLSTEQRKRLTIAVELVANPSIIFMDEPTSGLDARAAAIVMRTVRNTVDTGRTVVCTIHQPSIDIFESFDELLLMKRGGQIIYAGPLGRNSHNLVQYFEAIPGVPKIKEGYNPATWMLEITAPAVENQLNADFAEIYAESSLYQRNQELIEELSHPVPGSEDLHFPTKYSLPFLSQCKVCFLKQHWSYKRNPRYNAIRFFTTIVVGILFGLIFWNKGQQIAVFFLGAVNATTVQGVVAIERTVFYRERAAGMYSELPYALAQVAIEIIYTAIQTAIYVALLYSMIGYEWKASNFLWFYYFITASFVYFTLYGMMVIALTPGAQVAAIVMSFFLSLWNIFSGFLIPRPRIPVWWRWYYWVTPVAWTLYGLITSQLGDRNSDLEVPGFPDIPVKRFIKEMFGFEYEFLPVVAVVHIGWCLLFFLVFAYGIKFLNFQRR, encoded by the exons atGGCGTCAGCTTTAGCAGGAGATGATCTATCGGCAAGATCAATGAGCAGCGGGCGTGGGGGTTGGGGGTCGGCGAGGTTCCGGGATATTTGGCAAACTCCGCCCGAAGTGTTCGAGAGGAGCCAACGGCATGACACGGAGGAGGATCTCATGTGGGCTGCCATCGAACGACTTCCCATGTATGATCGCCTCCGGAAAAGTATGATAAGGAATGTTGGTGATAATGGGAAAGTTGTTCTTCACGAAGTTGATGTAACTAAGCTTGGACAACAGAATAAGAAGCAACTCCTAGACAGCATTTTGAAGGTTGTCGAACAAGATAATGAAACTTTTCTCAGGAAATTAAGGGATCGAACTGATAG AGTTGGCATTGAAAttccaaaaattgaagttagatTTGAGCATTTATCGGTTGAAGGAGACGTTTACGTAGGAAGCCGAGCTCTTCCTTCACTGTTTAATGTTACCTTGACTATTATAGAG AGTATTCTTGGATTGGTTCGGCTTGTACCTTCTAGGAAAAGAAAGATTGAGATACTTAAAGATGTCAGTGGAATTGTGAAACCGTCAAG GATGACCCTAGTTTTGGGTCCTCCAGGTGCAGGGAAAACAACATTCTTGCAAGCACTTGCAGGAAGGCTTGATCAGGATCTAAGA TCTAGTGGGAGAATCACATATTGTGGTTATGAAATGAGTGAGTTTATTCCTCAAAGAACATGTGCTTATATCGGTCACCATGATGTTCACCATGGTGAAATGACAGTAAGGGAAACATTGGATTTCTCGGGACGGTGTCTCGGTGTTGGCACCAGATATGAAATATTGAAAGAGCTGTCAAAGCGGGAAAAAGAGGCAGGGATCAAGCCAGATCCTGAAATTGATGCATTCATGAAAGCAACAGCTATGGCAGGCCAACGAACCAGCTTGGTTACAGATTATGTTCTTAAG ATACTTGGACTAGAAATGTGTTCGGATACTCTGGTCGGGGACGACATGCGTAGAGGTATTTCTGGTGGTGAAAAGAAGCGTTTGACCACTG GAGAGATGTTGGTTGGTCCAGCAAAGGCCTTCTTCATGGACGAAATATCGACGGGGCTGGACAGTTCTACCACTTATCAGATTTGCAAGTTCATGAGGCAAATGGTTCATATCCTGGATGTAACCATGGTCATTTCTCTTCTCCAACCAGCACCCGAGACATACGATCAGTTCGACCACCTTATCCTACTTTCGGAAGGTCAAATTGTCTACCAAGGTCCCACCCAAGGTGTCCTTGAGTTCTTTGAATACATGGGTTTCAAATGCCCTGAAAGAAAAGGAGTTGCAGACTTTTTGCAAGAAGTAACTTCCAAGAAGGACCAAGAGCAATATTGGTTCAGAAAAGACCAGCCTTATAGTTATGTTACGGTTTCCGAGTTTGTGCAGGGGTTCAACTCATTCCACATTGGCCAACAGCTTGAATCCGATCTGAGGGTTCCTTATGACAGATCAGTAGCACGCCATCCTGCATTAGTTACAGAAAACTATGGCATTTCAAACTGGGAGTTGTTCAGAGCATGCTTTGCAAGGGAGTGGTTGCTAATGAAACGTAACTCATTCGTGTATGTATTCAAGACAGTCCAAATTACGATCATGTCATTGATTGCCATGACCGTATTTTTCAGAAAAGAAATGCATGCAGGCAATTTGGAAGATGGTTCGAAATTTTTCGGAGCTTTGTTTTACAGTCTAATCAATGTAATGTTTAATGGGATGGCAGAACTTGCAATGACAATTTTCAGGCTTCCTGTTTTCTATAAACAAAGGGACTTCTTGTTCTATCCTCCATGGGCTTTTAGCCTTCCCATTTGGATCATCAAGATCCCATTTTCATTAATGGAATCTGGAATATGGATCTGCCTCACATACTACACCATTGGATTTGCTCCAGCTGCTAGCAG GTTCTTCAGACAGTTCCTGGCATTCTTTGGCATACATCAAATGGCTTTATCCCTCTTTAGGTTCATTGCTGCTGTAGGAAGAACACAAGTCATTGCAAACACATTGGGTACCTTCACCTTGCTAATGGTTTTCGTGCTTGGAGGTTTCATTGTTGCAAGAG ATGACATTGAACCATGGATGATATGGGGCTACTATTTGTCTCCAATGATGTATGGACAAAATGCCATCGTCAtgaatgaatttcttgataaaagATGGAATACA CAAAATAATGACACCAGAATTAATGCAACTACAGTCGGACAAGTCCTTCTAAAGAGTAGAGGTTTCTATACAGAAGATCGTTGGTTTTGGATTTCTGTTGCAGCGCTGTTCGGATTTTCTGTTCTCTTCAACATTTTATTCATTGTGGCGTTGACTTACCTCAACC CTCTGCGTGATTCCAAAGCAATAGTTGTTGATGAAAATGAAAATACGAACAAGAAAGAGTCATCCTCGGGAAAAAACATACCTG GTACTGATCTGCCAGTGAGAAATTCTTCGGATGCCACCAACATCACGGACCGACCGACTGGAAGAGGAATGGTGTTGCCTTTCAAACCACTTTCACTTGCGTTCAACCATGTTAGCTACTCTGTAGATATGCCTTCT GAAATGAAGAGCCAAGGTGTTGAAGAGGATCATCTTAAGTTGCTACGAGATGTTAGTGGCGCTATTAGACCAGGGATATTGACAGCATTGGTGGGTGTCACTGGTGCCGGAAAGACAACCCTGATGGATGTATTAGCAGGAAGGAAAACCGGGGGATACATTGAGGGAAGCATAAGCATCTCTGGATATCCAAAGAACCAAGCTACATTTACTCGTGTCAGCGGCTACTGCGAACAAAATGATATCCACTCTCCTCATGTCACAGTCTATGAATCTCTGCTGTACTCAGCCTGGCTTCGTCTTTCTTCAGAAGTTGACACCAAGACAAGAAAG ATGTTCATTGAAGAGGTTATGGAGTTGATTGAGCTCAAGCCACTACGGGATGCTATAGTTGGCCTTCCAGGAGTAGATGGTCTTTCAACAGAACAAAGGAAGAGGTTGACAATTGCAGTTGAATTGGTTGCTAATCCTTCTATCATCTTTATGGATGAGCCAACATCCGGGCTTGATGCCAGGGCCGCTGCGATTGTAATGCGGACAGTGAGAAACACCGTTGATACGGGGAGAACTGTAGTGTGCACCATTCACCAACCTAGCATAGACATCTTTGAGTCTTTTGATGAG TTGCTGTTGATGAAAAGAGGAGGGCAAATCATCTATGCCGGACCTCTTGGTCGCAACTCTCACAATCTTGTACAATATTTTGAG GCTATACCAGGAGTTCCAAAAATCAAGGAAGGATATAATCCAGCAACATGGATGCTTGAAATCACCGCTCCTGCAGTTGAGAATCAGCTGAATGCAGACTTTGCAGAAATTTACGCTGAATCCTCCCTTTATCA GAGGAATCAAGAACTTATTGAAGAGCTCAGTCATCCGGTTCCGGGCTCTGAGGATCTCCACTTTCCGACCAAATATTCTCTACCATTCCTCTCTCAATGCAAGGTTTGTTTCCTGAAACAACACTGGTCTTACAAGAGGAACCCTCGGTACAATGCTATTAGGTTCTTCACAACAATTGTCGTCGGCATCTTGTTCGGCCTTATCTTTTGGAACAAAGGACAACAAAT TGCAGTATTTTTCCTTGGAGCAGTGAATGCTACAACGGTGCAAGGCGTAGTTGCAATAGAGAGAACCGTTTTTTATCGCGAAAGAGCTGCCGGGATGTATTCTGAACTTCCTTACGCGCTTGCGCAG GTGGCAATTGAGATAATCTATACCGCAATCCAGACAGCGATCTACGTTGCACTCCTATACTCAATGATTGGGTATGAATGGAAGGCCAGCAACTTCCTATGGTTCTACTACTTCATAACAGCTAGTTTTGTCTACTTCACACTGTATGGGATGATGGTTATTGCTCTCACTCCAGGGGCACAAGTTGCTGCAATTGTCATGTCATTCTTCCTAAGTTTATGGAACATCTTCTCGGGTTTTCTCATCCCGAGACCGCGAATCCCGGTATGGTGGAGGTGGTATTATTGGGTAACTCCAGTGGCTTGGACACTCTATGGCCTTATTACGTCTCAATTGGGTGACCGAAACTCCGATCTTGAGGTGCCTGGATTTCCCGACATTCCGGTTAAGAGATTCATTAAGGAAATGTTCGGTTTCGAGTATGAGTTCCTTCCTGTAGTTGCTGTCGTACACATCGGTTGGTGTCTGTTGTTTTTCTTGGTATTTGCCTACGGTATCAAGTTCCTTAACTTTCAAAGAAGATAA
- the LOC108453065 gene encoding ABC transporter G family member 39-like isoform X1: MASALAGDDLSARSMSSGRGGWGSARFRDIWQTPPEVFERSQRHDTEEDLMWAAIERLPMYDRLRKSMIRNVGDNGKVVLHEVDVTKLGQQNKKQLLDSILKVVEQDNETFLRKLRDRTDRVGIEIPKIEVRFEHLSVEGDVYVGSRALPSLFNVTLTIIESILGLVRLVPSRKRKIEILKDVSGIVKPSRMTLVLGPPGAGKTTFLQALAGRLDQDLRSSGRITYCGYEMSEFIPQRTCAYIGHHDVHHGEMTVRETLDFSGRCLGVGTRYEILKELSKREKEAGIKPDPEIDAFMKATAMAGQRTSLVTDYVLKILGLEMCSDTLVGDDMRRGISGGEKKRLTTGEMLVGPAKAFFMDEISTGLDSSTTYQICKFMRQMVHILDVTMVISLLQPAPETYDQFDHLILLSEGQIVYQGPTQGVLEFFEYMGFKCPERKGVADFLQEVTSKKDQEQYWFRKDQPYSYVTVSEFVQGFNSFHIGQQLESDLRVPYDRSVARHPALVTENYGISNWELFRACFAREWLLMKRNSFVYVFKTVQITIMSLIAMTVFFRKEMHAGNLEDGSKFFGALFYSLINVMFNGMAELAMTIFRLPVFYKQRDFLFYPPWAFSLPIWIIKIPFSLMESGIWICLTYYTIGFAPAASRFFRQFLAFFGIHQMALSLFRFIAAVGRTQVIANTLGTFTLLMVFVLGGFIVARDDIEPWMIWGYYLSPMMYGQNAIVMNEFLDKRWNTQNNDTRINATTVGQVLLKSRGFYTEDRWFWISVAALFGFSVLFNILFIVALTYLNPLRDSKAIVVDENENTNKKESSSGKNIPGTDLPVRNSSDATNITDRPTGRGMVLPFKPLSLAFNHVSYSVDMPSEMKSQGVEEDHLKLLRDVSGAIRPGILTALVGVTGAGKTTLMDVLAGRKTGGYIEGSISISGYPKNQATFTRVSGYCEQNDIHSPHVTVYESLLYSAWLRLSSEVDTKTRKMFIEEVMELIELKPLRDAIVGLPGVDGLSTEQRKRLTIAVELVANPSIIFMDEPTSGLDARAAAIVMRTVRNTVDTGRTVVCTIHQPSIDIFESFDELLLMKRGGQIIYAGPLGRNSHNLVQYFEAIPGVPKIKEGYNPATWMLEITAPAVENQLNADFAEIYAESSLYQRNQELIEELSHPVPGSEDLHFPTKYSLPFLSQCKVCFLKQHWSYKRNPRYNAIRFFTTIVVGILFGLIFWNKGQQIAKQQDVLNFFGAMYSAVFFLGAVNATTVQGVVAIERTVFYRERAAGMYSELPYALAQVAIEIIYTAIQTAIYVALLYSMIGYEWKASNFLWFYYFITASFVYFTLYGMMVIALTPGAQVAAIVMSFFLSLWNIFSGFLIPRPRIPVWWRWYYWVTPVAWTLYGLITSQLGDRNSDLEVPGFPDIPVKRFIKEMFGFEYEFLPVVAVVHIGWCLLFFLVFAYGIKFLNFQRR; this comes from the exons atGGCGTCAGCTTTAGCAGGAGATGATCTATCGGCAAGATCAATGAGCAGCGGGCGTGGGGGTTGGGGGTCGGCGAGGTTCCGGGATATTTGGCAAACTCCGCCCGAAGTGTTCGAGAGGAGCCAACGGCATGACACGGAGGAGGATCTCATGTGGGCTGCCATCGAACGACTTCCCATGTATGATCGCCTCCGGAAAAGTATGATAAGGAATGTTGGTGATAATGGGAAAGTTGTTCTTCACGAAGTTGATGTAACTAAGCTTGGACAACAGAATAAGAAGCAACTCCTAGACAGCATTTTGAAGGTTGTCGAACAAGATAATGAAACTTTTCTCAGGAAATTAAGGGATCGAACTGATAG AGTTGGCATTGAAAttccaaaaattgaagttagatTTGAGCATTTATCGGTTGAAGGAGACGTTTACGTAGGAAGCCGAGCTCTTCCTTCACTGTTTAATGTTACCTTGACTATTATAGAG AGTATTCTTGGATTGGTTCGGCTTGTACCTTCTAGGAAAAGAAAGATTGAGATACTTAAAGATGTCAGTGGAATTGTGAAACCGTCAAG GATGACCCTAGTTTTGGGTCCTCCAGGTGCAGGGAAAACAACATTCTTGCAAGCACTTGCAGGAAGGCTTGATCAGGATCTAAGA TCTAGTGGGAGAATCACATATTGTGGTTATGAAATGAGTGAGTTTATTCCTCAAAGAACATGTGCTTATATCGGTCACCATGATGTTCACCATGGTGAAATGACAGTAAGGGAAACATTGGATTTCTCGGGACGGTGTCTCGGTGTTGGCACCAGATATGAAATATTGAAAGAGCTGTCAAAGCGGGAAAAAGAGGCAGGGATCAAGCCAGATCCTGAAATTGATGCATTCATGAAAGCAACAGCTATGGCAGGCCAACGAACCAGCTTGGTTACAGATTATGTTCTTAAG ATACTTGGACTAGAAATGTGTTCGGATACTCTGGTCGGGGACGACATGCGTAGAGGTATTTCTGGTGGTGAAAAGAAGCGTTTGACCACTG GAGAGATGTTGGTTGGTCCAGCAAAGGCCTTCTTCATGGACGAAATATCGACGGGGCTGGACAGTTCTACCACTTATCAGATTTGCAAGTTCATGAGGCAAATGGTTCATATCCTGGATGTAACCATGGTCATTTCTCTTCTCCAACCAGCACCCGAGACATACGATCAGTTCGACCACCTTATCCTACTTTCGGAAGGTCAAATTGTCTACCAAGGTCCCACCCAAGGTGTCCTTGAGTTCTTTGAATACATGGGTTTCAAATGCCCTGAAAGAAAAGGAGTTGCAGACTTTTTGCAAGAAGTAACTTCCAAGAAGGACCAAGAGCAATATTGGTTCAGAAAAGACCAGCCTTATAGTTATGTTACGGTTTCCGAGTTTGTGCAGGGGTTCAACTCATTCCACATTGGCCAACAGCTTGAATCCGATCTGAGGGTTCCTTATGACAGATCAGTAGCACGCCATCCTGCATTAGTTACAGAAAACTATGGCATTTCAAACTGGGAGTTGTTCAGAGCATGCTTTGCAAGGGAGTGGTTGCTAATGAAACGTAACTCATTCGTGTATGTATTCAAGACAGTCCAAATTACGATCATGTCATTGATTGCCATGACCGTATTTTTCAGAAAAGAAATGCATGCAGGCAATTTGGAAGATGGTTCGAAATTTTTCGGAGCTTTGTTTTACAGTCTAATCAATGTAATGTTTAATGGGATGGCAGAACTTGCAATGACAATTTTCAGGCTTCCTGTTTTCTATAAACAAAGGGACTTCTTGTTCTATCCTCCATGGGCTTTTAGCCTTCCCATTTGGATCATCAAGATCCCATTTTCATTAATGGAATCTGGAATATGGATCTGCCTCACATACTACACCATTGGATTTGCTCCAGCTGCTAGCAG GTTCTTCAGACAGTTCCTGGCATTCTTTGGCATACATCAAATGGCTTTATCCCTCTTTAGGTTCATTGCTGCTGTAGGAAGAACACAAGTCATTGCAAACACATTGGGTACCTTCACCTTGCTAATGGTTTTCGTGCTTGGAGGTTTCATTGTTGCAAGAG ATGACATTGAACCATGGATGATATGGGGCTACTATTTGTCTCCAATGATGTATGGACAAAATGCCATCGTCAtgaatgaatttcttgataaaagATGGAATACA CAAAATAATGACACCAGAATTAATGCAACTACAGTCGGACAAGTCCTTCTAAAGAGTAGAGGTTTCTATACAGAAGATCGTTGGTTTTGGATTTCTGTTGCAGCGCTGTTCGGATTTTCTGTTCTCTTCAACATTTTATTCATTGTGGCGTTGACTTACCTCAACC CTCTGCGTGATTCCAAAGCAATAGTTGTTGATGAAAATGAAAATACGAACAAGAAAGAGTCATCCTCGGGAAAAAACATACCTG GTACTGATCTGCCAGTGAGAAATTCTTCGGATGCCACCAACATCACGGACCGACCGACTGGAAGAGGAATGGTGTTGCCTTTCAAACCACTTTCACTTGCGTTCAACCATGTTAGCTACTCTGTAGATATGCCTTCT GAAATGAAGAGCCAAGGTGTTGAAGAGGATCATCTTAAGTTGCTACGAGATGTTAGTGGCGCTATTAGACCAGGGATATTGACAGCATTGGTGGGTGTCACTGGTGCCGGAAAGACAACCCTGATGGATGTATTAGCAGGAAGGAAAACCGGGGGATACATTGAGGGAAGCATAAGCATCTCTGGATATCCAAAGAACCAAGCTACATTTACTCGTGTCAGCGGCTACTGCGAACAAAATGATATCCACTCTCCTCATGTCACAGTCTATGAATCTCTGCTGTACTCAGCCTGGCTTCGTCTTTCTTCAGAAGTTGACACCAAGACAAGAAAG ATGTTCATTGAAGAGGTTATGGAGTTGATTGAGCTCAAGCCACTACGGGATGCTATAGTTGGCCTTCCAGGAGTAGATGGTCTTTCAACAGAACAAAGGAAGAGGTTGACAATTGCAGTTGAATTGGTTGCTAATCCTTCTATCATCTTTATGGATGAGCCAACATCCGGGCTTGATGCCAGGGCCGCTGCGATTGTAATGCGGACAGTGAGAAACACCGTTGATACGGGGAGAACTGTAGTGTGCACCATTCACCAACCTAGCATAGACATCTTTGAGTCTTTTGATGAG TTGCTGTTGATGAAAAGAGGAGGGCAAATCATCTATGCCGGACCTCTTGGTCGCAACTCTCACAATCTTGTACAATATTTTGAG GCTATACCAGGAGTTCCAAAAATCAAGGAAGGATATAATCCAGCAACATGGATGCTTGAAATCACCGCTCCTGCAGTTGAGAATCAGCTGAATGCAGACTTTGCAGAAATTTACGCTGAATCCTCCCTTTATCA GAGGAATCAAGAACTTATTGAAGAGCTCAGTCATCCGGTTCCGGGCTCTGAGGATCTCCACTTTCCGACCAAATATTCTCTACCATTCCTCTCTCAATGCAAGGTTTGTTTCCTGAAACAACACTGGTCTTACAAGAGGAACCCTCGGTACAATGCTATTAGGTTCTTCACAACAATTGTCGTCGGCATCTTGTTCGGCCTTATCTTTTGGAACAAAGGACAACAAAT AGCAAAACAACAAGATGTACTGAACTTTTTCGGAGCGATGTATAGTGCAGTATTTTTCCTTGGAGCAGTGAATGCTACAACGGTGCAAGGCGTAGTTGCAATAGAGAGAACCGTTTTTTATCGCGAAAGAGCTGCCGGGATGTATTCTGAACTTCCTTACGCGCTTGCGCAG GTGGCAATTGAGATAATCTATACCGCAATCCAGACAGCGATCTACGTTGCACTCCTATACTCAATGATTGGGTATGAATGGAAGGCCAGCAACTTCCTATGGTTCTACTACTTCATAACAGCTAGTTTTGTCTACTTCACACTGTATGGGATGATGGTTATTGCTCTCACTCCAGGGGCACAAGTTGCTGCAATTGTCATGTCATTCTTCCTAAGTTTATGGAACATCTTCTCGGGTTTTCTCATCCCGAGACCGCGAATCCCGGTATGGTGGAGGTGGTATTATTGGGTAACTCCAGTGGCTTGGACACTCTATGGCCTTATTACGTCTCAATTGGGTGACCGAAACTCCGATCTTGAGGTGCCTGGATTTCCCGACATTCCGGTTAAGAGATTCATTAAGGAAATGTTCGGTTTCGAGTATGAGTTCCTTCCTGTAGTTGCTGTCGTACACATCGGTTGGTGTCTGTTGTTTTTCTTGGTATTTGCCTACGGTATCAAGTTCCTTAACTTTCAAAGAAGATAA